From the genome of Helicobacter sp. 12S02232-10, one region includes:
- a CDS encoding TonB-dependent receptor — protein MFKNQLGIMISLLMPLSVLFADEPQNYTLDKVTASGEKEFQFNNKDFINEKDLGARQANQMSDVFATQPDINVGGGGMMAQKIYVRGIEDRLLRVTIDGAAQNGNAFHHQGNTIIDPGMLKEVEVTKGAANASAGPGALAGAITMTTKDASDLLEKGQNFGASLSSSFYTNFGIRENAIVYGRGKYFDILGYYTHQNIFYYRDGEHTFKNLFHPTFEDKVLGSASQQNNVLLKANGYINDKDKITFTYNLTRDDATRPFRANVTNPPASAQEDKVDFAQELFHHVDSNNNASFEYNHQGDKNFGSPKIKLDAYGSVRNIHLTPLFDPNNTKTADGQPIAEADFEGSTPRNIFLNNFGADLKISHPITQDYKNTFDWGLDYQNMTVMDKDQKIVTPEQRGRESSNIMGAYVQANYSVLKSLTIGAGTRYDVYTYFDKNSHNHVTQGFSPSVAILYNPIDPIDVKLSYAYVTRGALPGDALLIQDPDVIIDPHLKSEKGQNVEFDIDYTQEYFSLRGAVFYQVIGDFINSYGKDNVITPDGDIDANRGMRTNLKDKINIYGYELGATFNYENFMATFGFARSYPTVRGALIADTYELGATTGFNYTLRLQYVFPTIGLDISWLSRFVQTLDYRGYDIYNQEFSNVHKPGYGVHNIYVNWTPPKIKGLSFSIVLNNIFNKFYIDQTSPIKVEADGSASESINQVRKALAEPGFDGRFEISYKF, from the coding sequence ATGTTTAAAAATCAACTTGGCATTATGATTTCGCTTCTTATGCCTTTATCTGTTTTATTTGCAGATGAACCTCAAAATTATACTTTGGATAAGGTTACAGCATCTGGAGAAAAAGAATTCCAATTCAATAATAAAGATTTTATTAATGAAAAGGATTTGGGGGCGCGTCAAGCAAATCAAATGTCAGACGTATTTGCCACACAACCAGATATCAATGTCGGGGGCGGTGGTATGATGGCTCAAAAGATTTATGTTAGGGGCATTGAAGACAGATTGCTTCGTGTAACCATTGATGGAGCGGCTCAAAATGGTAATGCTTTTCACCATCAAGGCAATACGATCATTGATCCTGGAATGCTTAAAGAGGTTGAAGTCACTAAGGGTGCTGCAAATGCTTCTGCAGGTCCAGGTGCTTTAGCTGGGGCGATCACTATGACGACGAAAGATGCTTCAGATTTACTCGAAAAAGGTCAAAATTTTGGTGCTTCTTTATCAAGTTCTTTTTATACGAATTTTGGTATCAGAGAAAACGCGATTGTTTATGGACGCGGTAAATATTTTGATATTTTGGGATATTATACACATCAAAATATTTTTTATTATCGTGATGGTGAGCATACTTTTAAAAATCTTTTCCATCCGACATTTGAAGATAAAGTACTAGGTTCTGCTTCACAACAAAATAATGTTTTATTGAAAGCAAACGGCTATATCAATGATAAAGATAAAATTACTTTTACTTACAATCTAACGCGTGATGATGCGACTAGACCATTTCGAGCAAATGTTACCAATCCTCCTGCAAGTGCGCAAGAAGATAAAGTCGATTTTGCTCAAGAACTTTTTCATCACGTTGATAGCAATAATAATGCTTCTTTTGAATATAACCATCAAGGCGATAAAAATTTTGGTAGCCCTAAAATCAAACTTGATGCTTATGGAAGCGTTCGAAATATCCATTTAACTCCTTTGTTTGATCCAAACAATACAAAAACAGCTGATGGTCAGCCGATAGCAGAAGCTGATTTTGAAGGCAGCACCCCAAGAAACATATTTTTAAATAACTTTGGAGCAGATTTGAAGATTTCTCATCCGATTACTCAAGATTATAAGAATACATTTGATTGGGGTCTTGATTATCAAAATATGACCGTTATGGATAAGGATCAAAAAATTGTTACTCCTGAACAAAGAGGAAGGGAAAGCAGTAATATTATGGGGGCTTATGTTCAGGCGAATTATTCAGTTTTGAAGTCTTTAACCATTGGTGCGGGAACTAGATATGATGTCTATACTTATTTTGACAAAAATTCCCATAATCACGTTACACAAGGCTTTAGCCCTAGTGTTGCGATTCTCTATAATCCTATTGATCCAATAGATGTAAAACTTTCTTATGCTTATGTAACTCGCGGGGCTTTACCTGGAGATGCTTTATTGATTCAAGATCCTGATGTTATTATTGATCCTCATTTAAAATCTGAGAAAGGACAAAATGTTGAATTTGACATTGACTATACTCAAGAATATTTCAGTTTGAGAGGAGCGGTGTTTTATCAGGTGATCGGTGATTTTATCAATAGTTATGGAAAGGATAATGTGATAACTCCAGATGGAGATATAGATGCCAATAGGGGGATGAGAACAAATTTAAAAGATAAAATAAATATTTATGGCTATGAACTTGGAGCGACTTTTAATTATGAAAATTTTATGGCAACTTTCGGATTTGCAAGGAGTTATCCCACAGTTAGAGGTGCCTTGATTGCAGATACTTATGAATTAGGTGCTACAACGGGATTTAATTATACCTTAAGATTACAATATGTTTTTCCGACCATCGGATTGGATATTTCTTGGTTGAGTAGATTTGTGCAAACGCTTGATTATAGGGGTTATGATATTTATAATCAGGAATTCAGCAATGTCCATAAGCCCGGCTATGGAGTGCATAATATTTATGTCAATTGGACACCTCCAAAAATTAAAGGCTTATCATTTTCTATTGTTTTGAACAATATTTTCAATAAATTTTATATTGATCAAACTTCTCCGATTAAAGTTGAAGCTGATGGTTCTGCGAGTGAATCTATCAATCAAGTCAGAAAAGCTTTAGCAGAACCCGGATTTGATGGGCGGTTTGAAATTTCTTATAAATTTTAG